Genomic segment of Hippocampus zosterae strain Florida chromosome 12, ASM2543408v3, whole genome shotgun sequence:
catgttattttgcctcattcaaatctaaagtgcaatcatatTCGTAAATAAattgcttctggtttttgaaatgtaaattacatcattacttcacctcagctgccggttaacctgaccaatcttcaacccacttttctccagattgtcactacgcttctccattttctgaaatctcttctattattttcttgtcttttccttcttactgatattttttattttttcttcttcgtgctaccgctatttttatttttgttcttcgcGTTAAGGGTCCACTTTTGCCTGGGGAGTCAAATTCGGCATTcacttcattgatatctggcgccatatagcgtcgtgaatgggtataatgtcaagACCCGGAATATAAAACGACCCCAATTGTTTCAGTCatatttcaatacaaaaaacaccgtcttatattcgggccaatacggtagttggTTCTTTTTTACATGTCCAGCAATTATGCTTAAACATGTATAAACACATTTCTGAATTTACTTCACAGGCTTAGGTCCAAGCATGACATCTAAAATAGATAATCCTCCACCCTATGAAGATGCACTGCACCATCCCAAGTACGAACCCACCCAGCTGCAGCAAGGTTCAGCTGACCCGCTGCCTCCATCCTACAGTCCTGGCCCGGACATGTACGCTGGCCCACCTAGCTACTGGGGCACGGCCGGCATTTGGGCAGCGCCTGGCATCTCTCCATCTGCGATGGCCACCACAATACCCACTTTGTCTGCCGGGATGCCTGCAACCAACCCAAGTTAGGAGGAAATGTTACCGTGTCGTGCACTACACTTATTTCCGCATGCTAATACATGTTCTCTCCTCCTAATTTTGCAGGAGAAATGGAGGGCTTTCTGAGCACACAGTGGGAGAGTACATCTGTTCGACACGCTTTTATCAGAAAGGTAAAGGTGCTCATATGTGCACTATAGATCATTATATCTCAAATCTGACCATTTTGTGTGCTTGTTTGACAGGTGTACTTAATTTTAGCAGCTCAACTCACTGTCACCTTTTCAGTTGTGGCAGTCTTTACGTTTGTGTAAGTGTCGATGTGATACATGCCAAATAGCCCGGGTGGGGGCATGCACTGCGTACGTTCTGAGTGGTCTCTATATCTGCTCTTCTATAGTGAACCAGTCAAGATGTTTGTTATCAAGTATCCTGGAATCTATTGGGCATCCTTGTGAGTTCCAAAATAGTTACATTATTAGAGATTCTAACAATAGACATTCGCGTTTATGAATGAGAATTGAGGCAAATAAGTCCGAGTGGAGCACACTATTTGGCAGAAATGCTGTTGATTCATCCTCAacgagcatttaattgttctgccagtGGTAGCAGTATGGATATTTGTTTAGTACATAAAATGAGTTAACATACGAATGTATTATGACACATTTTTGGGAATCACTGTTCGGGGGAAAACAACATTAAATTGTTCACTCCAACAAAGCATTGAAACAGAAGCTCAGAACGTTCAGGGGATTTTCCATGCtgctatattatttttaaaaaatacaatgaattgATCTCACACATAGTTAACATAAATGAATGTTGTGAAATAACCTTCCTTTAATGTACCAGGGTGTTCTGCAAAGTAAcaatttcagtgttttttttctctttatagAGTGGTTTACTTTATGGTTTACTGCATTCTCATCTGTTGCAAAGAGCCAAGGTACCCTGCCCCTGAAAATCAAGAACTGGTAAATGAGTTTggatgtaaacatgcatttatgACAATGTCTGTGTCTAGGAGGCGCTTTCCATGGAATCTGGTGCTGCTGGCAGTATTTGTAAGTTCTGGCGATTATACATTAGAAGCCATGTTTTTGTCAAGCAGAGCCTTATGGcaaaacagaatttttttcaaacttatgacataatatttatgaattttcTTCTGCAGACTGTTGCACTGTCTTACATGTCTGGAACAATTTCAAGGTTTGCCtatgactatatatatattatatatatatatatatatatatgacatatatatatatatatatatatatatatattttttttttttttaaacctacacCGTCATTGTGATGTATGTTCTGCTGTTAACCAAAATATGTATCTTTTTTCCCAGCTATTATGAAACAAAAGCGGTCTTTCTTGCAATGGGAATAACAGCGTTAGTTTGTGTCACTGTCACAGTCTTCTGCTTTCAAACCAAGGTAGATGCAAGTACAAAGAATCTCTGTGTGTGGCCCAGCAGCCTGTGGTTTGTCACACAAAGTCTTTGTTGGCAGTGTAAAACAACTCCTTTGTCTCACATTACAACTGTGAAGCGTGTTCCATTTAAATATTGATGAGATTTTGGGGAACAATGTGAATCCATCTTTCTGCCTGATACAAGagagatgaaaaacaaaagtcacattCTTTGTTTTGCGTAGCTCCTTATCCACTCCTTTCGAAAGGTTTCTGCCTCATTACAATACAAATTTAAATGCACCTTCAAGCCGTGCCGTTCACTTTTATGCTGCCATTCGAAATGCTTCTCTTCACAGGTTGACTTCACTTCATGTGGGGGATTTCTCTGTATTGCCGCAATTCTGCTCGTCATCATCGGGACTGTGACAGCCATCGTGCTCTCGTTCCACTACGTAAGGGCTTCTTTTATGACGGATTCTGTCTACTCATGTTTCTCTGAGATGAAAGCAGTCGCTCAGAGGGGTGCATCCGTGTGACCAATTAAGCATTCAGAGGCCTTTTTCTTGTGTCGCTGAACAGGTACCATGGCTTCATATGCTCTATGCTGCCGTTGGCGCAATCATTTACACCTTGGTAAGGTTGAGATTCACTCTGTTCAGTTGGCAAACTGCTGAAATCCCTGTTAAGTGAAAACAAATGTCTTCTAAATTTGATACACCACAGAGAAGAGTATTGTCAGTCatgaattaattaaaatgtattattttttaaaaatggtattTAAAATGAGGCTTTGAAATCCTGACAATTCAATCCATACTCACCTGTTC
This window contains:
- the LOC127611153 gene encoding protein lifeguard 3-like isoform X1, which produces MTLRSGVSIKERDRAEEAGLGPSMTSKIDNPPPYEDALHHPKYEPTQLQQGSADPLPPSYSPGPDMYAGPPSYWGTAGIWAAPGISPSAMATTIPTLSAGMPATNPREMEGFLSTQWESTSVRHAFIRKVYLILAAQLTVTFSVVAVFTFVEPVKMFVIKYPGIYWASLVVYFMVYCILICCKEPRYPAPENQELVNEFGCKHAFMTMSVSRRRFPWNLVLLAVFTVALSYMSGTISSYYETKAVFLAMGITALVCVTVTVFCFQTKVDFTSCGGFLCIAAILLVIIGTVTAIVLSFHYVPWLHMLYAAVGAIIYTLFLVYNTQLLIGNRELALSPEEYVYGALSLYIDIVHIFLFMLQIGGSATE
- the LOC127611153 gene encoding protein lifeguard 3-like isoform X6 yields the protein MTLRSGVSIKERDRAEEAGLGPSMTSKIDNPPPYEDALHHPKYEPTQLQQGSADPLPPSYSPGPDMYAGPPSYWGTAGIWAAPGISPSAMATTIPTLSAGMPATNPREMEGFLSTQWESTSVRHAFIRKVYLILAAQLTVTFSVVAVFTFVEPVKMFVIKYPGIYWASLVVYFMVYCILICCKEPRRFPWNLVLLAVFVDFTSCGGFLCIAAILLVIIGTVTAIVLSFHYVPWLHMLYAAVGAIIYTLFLVYNTQLLIGNRELALSPEEYVYGALSLYIDIVHIFLFMLQIGGSATE
- the LOC127611153 gene encoding protein lifeguard 3-like isoform X2 — protein: MTLRSGVSIKERDRAEEAGLGPSMTSKIDNPPPYEDALHHPKYEPTQLQQGSADPLPPSYSPGPDMYAGPPSYWGTAGIWAAPGISPSAMATTIPTLSAGMPATNPREMEGFLSTQWESTSVRHAFIRKVYLILAAQLTVTFSVVAVFTFVEPVKMFVIKYPGIYWASLVVYFMVYCILICCKEPRRRFPWNLVLLAVFTVALSYMSGTISSYYETKAVFLAMGITALVCVTVTVFCFQTKVDFTSCGGFLCIAAILLVIIGTVTAIVLSFHYVPWLHMLYAAVGAIIYTLFLVYNTQLLIGNRELALSPEEYVYGALSLYIDIVHIFLFMLQIGGSATE
- the LOC127611153 gene encoding protein lifeguard 3-like isoform X4, giving the protein MTLRSGVSIKERDRAEEAGLGPSMTSKIDNPPPYEDALHHPKYEPTQLQQGSADPLPPSYSPGPDMYAGPPSYWGTAGIWAAPGISPSAMATTIPTLSAGMPATNPREMEGFLSTQWESTSVRHAFIRKVYLILAAQLTVTFSVVAVFTFVEPVKMFVIKYPGIYWASLVVYFMVYCILICCKEPRYPAPENQELVNEFGCKHAFMTMSVSRRRFPWNLVLLAVFVDFTSCGGFLCIAAILLVIIGTVTAIVLSFHYVPWLHMLYAAVGAIIYTLFLVYNTQLLIGNRELALSPEEYVYGALSLYIDIVHIFLFMLQIGGSATE
- the LOC127611153 gene encoding protein lifeguard 3-like isoform X5; the encoded protein is MTLRSGVSIKERDRAEEAGLGPSMTSKIDNPPPYEDALHHPKYEPTQLQQGSADPLPPSYSPGPDMYAGPPSYWGTAGIWAAPGISPSAMATTIPTLSAGMPATNPREMEGFLSTQWESTSVRHAFIRKVYLILAAQLTVTFSVVAVFTFVEPVKMFVIKYPGIYWASLVVYFMVYCILICCKEPRRRFPWNLVLLAVFVDFTSCGGFLCIAAILLVIIGTVTAIVLSFHYVPWLHMLYAAVGAIIYTLFLVYNTQLLIGNRELALSPEEYVYGALSLYIDIVHIFLFMLQIGGSATE
- the LOC127611153 gene encoding protein lifeguard 3-like isoform X3; amino-acid sequence: MTLRSGVSIKERDRAEEAGLGPSMTSKIDNPPPYEDALHHPKYEPTQLQQGSADPLPPSYSPGPDMYAGPPSYWGTAGIWAAPGISPSAMATTIPTLSAGMPATNPREMEGFLSTQWESTSVRHAFIRKVYLILAAQLTVTFSVVAVFTFVEPVKMFVIKYPGIYWASLVVYFMVYCILICCKEPRRFPWNLVLLAVFTVALSYMSGTISSYYETKAVFLAMGITALVCVTVTVFCFQTKVDFTSCGGFLCIAAILLVIIGTVTAIVLSFHYVPWLHMLYAAVGAIIYTLFLVYNTQLLIGNRELALSPEEYVYGALSLYIDIVHIFLFMLQIGGSATE